The sequence TAGGTGAATACAAAAACATGTGTATTTTGTCAGTAAAGCTCTTACAGGAaatgaaataaactatgcgccgattaaGAAATTTGTGTATGCGCTCATATTAACATCGCGAAGGCTAAGAAGATATTTCCAAGGGCATCCGGTGCACGTGTTAACTAACATGCCGGTCaagcaagtcttaacaaaaccagagatatctggtagactcgcattgTGGGCAGTGGAGTTAGGTGCTTATCAAATTTCTTACCTTCCGCGCAGCGCTGTAAAGGGCCAAGTTTtggcggattatctcgctgaaATGACTGGGGAGTTggaggtgattaatgagcgaacAGAGTTAAAACCAGTAGTTGGCGAAACatgggatttatttactgatggagCTTCTTGTGCAGAAGGCGCAGGTGCGGGTTTGGTTTTGGCAAGCCCAAGTGGTGAGGAGCATACGTACGGGTTAcgttttaattttgatgtgacaaataATGAAGCGGAATATGAAGCCTTGCTTGCTGGTTTAAATATTGCGCAAAAAATGGATATCACTAAGTTGCGAGCATTTACAGATTCGCAATTAGTGGCAAATCAGTTTAATGGCTCTTTTGAGGCACATGATTCCTCAATACAGAAATATTTGCAGTTGTTGAAAGAATTAGCAATGCGGTTCGAGCATtttgaactcgcgcaagtgccaagaagtcaaaataagaaggcggatgctttAAGTAAGTTGGCCGCTCTAACGTTTTCACACTTTCAAAAACAAGTTTGGGTTGAGGAATTGCCAAGCAAGTCAATAGATAACGACTTAATGGTCGCGTCGGTTGTAGAAGACcagccaaattggatggaaccaatccTACAACACATCCGCAGTGATATTTTTCCAAGTGATAAGCGCGAAGCTCACTTAGTAAGAGAGCGAGCACCAAtgtatatcattcaaaatgatattttatatcgcAAGTCATACTGTGGTCCAATGATGCGATGTGTGGGCCCAATTAAAGCAGAAATGATAATTGATGAAGTACATAACGGTTCTTGTGCATTGCATTCAGGTTATAAAACTATCGCGgcgaaaattatgcggatgggttacttttggccatccctatatcGCGATGTTGCAAAAATTGTTAAGCGTTGTAAAAgctgccaaaggcatgctccgcagaattGGATGCCAAGGCATGATATGATCCCCGTTAATTCGCCATGGCCATTTCACAAGTGAGCTATTGACATTATAGGGCCATTTCCCGCAGGACCTG comes from Rutidosis leptorrhynchoides isolate AG116_Rl617_1_P2 chromosome 4, CSIRO_AGI_Rlap_v1, whole genome shotgun sequence and encodes:
- the LOC139842797 gene encoding uncharacterized protein, producing MRNQSWFNMILGRTALRMFGTIPSVLHGMVKFSANKGIGMLTSAVVMTFYIAKSYCGPMMRCVGPIEAEMIIDEVHNGSCALHSGNEINYAPIKKFVYALILTSRRLRRYFQGHPVHVLTNMPVKQVLTKPEISGRLALWAVELGAYQISYLPRSAVKGQVLADYLAEMTGELEVINERTELKPVVGETWDLFTDGASCAEGAGAGLVLASPSGEEHTYGLRFNFDVTNNEAEYEALLAGLNIAQKMDITKLRAFTDSQLVANQFNGSFEAHDSSIQKYLQLLKELAMRFEHFELAQVPRSQNKKADALSKLAALTFSHFQKQVWVEELPSKSIDNDLMVASVVEDQPNWMEPILQHIRSDIFPSDKREAHLVRERAPMYIIQNDILYRKSYCGPMMRCVGPIKAEMIIDEVHNGSCALHSGPGNVKFLIAAIDYLTKWVEAKAVRTITGVQVRNFVWKYIVCRFGIPRELVSDNGECVLRNNDASRAEKLGKLGPNWEGPYQVVTINAAGSYKLADVEVRTLPNAWHAALLKRYYA